Proteins encoded in a region of the Candidatus Macondimonas diazotrophica genome:
- a CDS encoding MBL fold metallo-hydrolase has translation MKYAVIPVTPFAQNCTILMCEQTREAAVVDPGGEVERIRAILAKHALKLTRILVTHGHLDHVGGVAELAEATGVPVEGPHRADEFWIKMLPQQSQMMGFGGRVFAPDRWLEEGDTVTVGELTLQVLHCPGHTPGHVVFFEPEAGFAQVGDVLFAGSIGRTDFPGGDHETLIRSIREKLFPLGDQVRFVPGHGPTSTFGEERRSNPFVSGRYG, from the coding sequence ATGAAGTACGCTGTTATTCCCGTCACGCCTTTTGCCCAGAACTGCACCATCCTGATGTGTGAACAGACTCGCGAAGCGGCAGTCGTTGATCCGGGTGGGGAAGTCGAACGCATCCGTGCCATCCTGGCCAAACACGCGCTGAAGCTGACCCGCATCCTGGTCACGCATGGTCATCTGGACCACGTGGGCGGGGTCGCGGAGCTGGCCGAAGCCACCGGAGTGCCCGTGGAGGGGCCGCACCGGGCCGATGAGTTCTGGATCAAGATGCTGCCCCAGCAGAGCCAGATGATGGGTTTCGGCGGCCGCGTGTTCGCCCCTGATCGCTGGCTGGAGGAAGGCGATACGGTCACCGTGGGCGAGCTCACCTTGCAGGTCCTGCATTGTCCCGGCCACACCCCGGGGCACGTGGTGTTTTTCGAACCCGAGGCAGGGTTTGCCCAGGTCGGCGATGTGCTTTTCGCCGGATCCATCGGCCGCACGGACTTTCCGGGGGGCGATCACGAGACCCTGATCCGCAGCATTCGCGAGAAGCTGTTTCCGCTGGGCGATCAGGTTCGCTTCGTGCCCGGGCACGGCCCGACCTCGACGTTCGGCGAGGAGCGGCGCAGTAATCCCTTCGTGTCGGGGCGTTATGGATGA
- a CDS encoding secondary thiamine-phosphate synthase enzyme YjbQ, with the protein MRMAQEALSWQTVGRGLWEITAAVQGVIGRSGIGTGLCQAFLRHTSASLVLCENADPSVRSDLEAFAARFAPDGDPRYRHHLEGPDDMPAHLRSVFTQVELTIPVRGGRCALGTWQGIFLWEHRIESMDREVLVTVWGH; encoded by the coding sequence ATGCGGATGGCGCAGGAAGCCCTTTCCTGGCAAACGGTGGGGCGCGGTTTGTGGGAGATCACCGCGGCCGTGCAGGGGGTGATCGGCCGCTCGGGGATCGGAACCGGGCTGTGTCAGGCCTTTTTACGCCACACCAGCGCGTCGTTGGTCCTCTGTGAAAACGCCGATCCAAGCGTCCGTTCGGATCTGGAGGCATTCGCCGCCCGGTTCGCGCCCGATGGCGATCCCCGCTACCGTCACCACCTCGAAGGCCCCGACGATATGCCGGCGCATCTGCGCTCGGTATTCACCCAGGTCGAGCTTACGATTCCGGTGCGCGGTGGCCGCTGCGCCCTCGGCACCTGGCAGGGCATTTTCCTCTGGGAACACCGCATCGAATCGATGGATCGCGAAGTGCTGGTCACGGTTTGGGGGCATTGA